From the genome of Miscanthus floridulus cultivar M001 chromosome 10, ASM1932011v1, whole genome shotgun sequence, one region includes:
- the LOC136490179 gene encoding uncharacterized protein produces MRMFEFEELPAEITRDAHLAHALKLVTTDGAPFRCDGCKEPGSGQGRRYRCGEHGCDFDLHVACALAAPTLKHHPLFGDGVEFELLAEAPPPVDKTFCNACGLRAPGLVYHCFDRDLDLHPTCAALKMEMSAFLGGHLQAQLCWDWESAEHRCVACDGGGKKQFWAYRWGYGGTHAYLHVACMKRIAFQSWEQAYQASVGGGLVEASVPTMTAVLQKKRTDEYTGGVKIIDTGIRGQYFFSSTGGT; encoded by the coding sequence ATGAGGATGTTCGAGTTCGAGGAGCTTCCAGCGGAGATCACCCGCGACGCGCACCTGGCGCACGCGCTGAAGCTGGTGACCACCGACGGCGCGCCGTTCCGGTGCGACGGGTGCAAGGAGCCCGGCAGCGGCCAGGGGCGGCGGTACAGGTGCGGCGAACACGGCTGCGACTTCGACCTCCACGTGGCCTGCGCCCTGGCGGCGCCCACTCTGAAGCACCACCCCCTGTTCGGCGACGGCGTCGAGTTCGAGCTCCTCGCAGAGGCGCCGCCGCCCGTCGACAAGACGTTCTGCAACGCCTGCGGGCTCCGGGCGCCCGGCCTCGTCTACCACTGCTTCGACAGGGACCTGGACCTCCACCCGACCTGCGCCGCGCTCAAGATGGAGATGAGCGCCTTCCTGGGCGGCCACCTGCAGGCCCAGCTCTGCTGGGACTGGGAGTCCGCCGAGCACCGCTGCGTCGCCTGCGACGGCGGCGGCAAGAAGCAGTTCTGGGCGTACCGCTGGGGCTACGGCGGCACGCACGCGTACCTGCACGTGGCGTGCATGAAGAGGATCGCTTTCCAGAGCTGGGAGCAAGCGTACCAGGCCAGCGTCGGCGGCGGCCTCGTTGAGGCCAGCGTGCCGACGATGACGGCCGTGCTGCAGAAGAAGCGCACCGACGAGTATACGGGCGGCGTTAAGATTATCGACACGGGCATCCGCGGCCAATACTTTTTCAGTTCAACTGGGGGTACTTAA